The Bacteroidetes bacterium SB0662_bin_6 genome has a segment encoding these proteins:
- the dnaB gene encoding replicative DNA helicase, whose amino-acid sequence MYTPLMPDQEQYSPPMPDAPPREMSGPQPGGRVPPQAVDIEQAILGAVLLERDALPQTIEILSEDSFYDGRHRKIFAAFTELFRKGVPIDLITLTEELRRRKELDKVGGADYLNELTAHMSAAANVEYHARIIAQKHLLRQMIEKMTLLVRDAYDPGTDTFELLDKAETDIFQISNSGVRRPAAKVSEVIKSTLERLEAIDGREGGITGVPSGFSRLDNFTSGWQRSDLIIVAARPSMGKTAFALNCARNAALHKKYPAGVAIFSLEMGAEQLALRMLTSEARVDSQDARTGRLKEKDWQKLAQAAGRLAEAPIFIDDTPGLSVLELRAKCRRLKAEHDIGLVIVDYLQLMHVATTLRYSNREQEISHISRSMKALAKELDVPVVALSQLSRAVEARKPPRPQLSDLRESGAIEQDADVVCFIYRPERYEIRVDEQENSLEGIAEIIIGKQRNGPVGTVELSFVNQYARFENLATYYQNPAEGNGVGGEEAPF is encoded by the coding sequence ATGTATACGCCTCTTATGCCTGATCAGGAACAGTATTCTCCACCCATGCCGGACGCCCCGCCGAGGGAAATGTCGGGCCCGCAGCCCGGCGGGCGTGTGCCGCCGCAGGCCGTGGACATCGAGCAAGCTATTCTCGGGGCAGTTCTTCTGGAGCGCGACGCACTGCCGCAAACGATTGAAATTCTCTCTGAAGACAGTTTTTACGACGGCAGACACCGGAAAATATTTGCAGCCTTCACAGAACTTTTCAGGAAGGGCGTACCCATCGATTTAATCACCTTGACGGAGGAGCTCCGGCGGCGCAAGGAACTCGACAAGGTAGGCGGGGCGGATTATCTGAATGAGCTCACAGCTCACATGAGCGCCGCTGCGAACGTCGAATACCATGCCCGCATCATTGCCCAGAAGCACCTGCTTCGGCAAATGATCGAAAAGATGACGCTGCTGGTCCGGGACGCCTACGACCCCGGTACGGACACCTTCGAATTGCTCGACAAAGCCGAAACAGACATTTTTCAAATCTCGAACTCGGGAGTACGGCGGCCGGCAGCGAAGGTGTCGGAAGTGATCAAAAGCACCCTGGAGCGGCTTGAAGCCATTGATGGGCGGGAGGGAGGCATAACCGGCGTTCCAAGCGGGTTTTCCCGCCTCGACAATTTTACGAGCGGCTGGCAACGGTCCGATCTGATCATTGTGGCTGCGCGGCCGTCGATGGGTAAAACCGCGTTCGCCCTGAACTGCGCGCGAAACGCCGCCCTGCACAAAAAATACCCGGCGGGCGTGGCGATTTTCTCCCTCGAAATGGGCGCAGAGCAGCTTGCCTTGCGCATGTTGACCTCGGAAGCACGTGTGGATTCCCAGGACGCCCGCACAGGACGCTTGAAGGAGAAAGACTGGCAGAAACTTGCCCAGGCGGCCGGGCGGCTGGCCGAGGCGCCCATTTTCATTGACGACACACCGGGGTTATCCGTGCTGGAGCTCCGGGCCAAGTGCCGACGGCTCAAAGCCGAACATGACATCGGCCTGGTGATCGTGGACTACCTGCAACTCATGCATGTGGCTACGACCCTGCGCTATTCCAACCGGGAACAGGAAATTTCTCACATCAGCCGATCCATGAAGGCGCTGGCCAAGGAACTGGACGTTCCCGTTGTCGCCCTCTCGCAACTCAGCCGCGCTGTTGAGGCTCGAAAACCGCCGAGACCCCAGCTTTCGGATCTGCGTGAAAGCGGAGCCATCGAGCAGGATGCGGATGTTGTATGCTTCATCTACCGCCCCGAGCGGTACGAAATCCGCGTGGACGAACAGGAGAACTCCCTCGAAGGGATCGCCGAGATCATTATCGGCAAACAGCGCAACGGCCCGGTCGGCACGGTGGAACTGTCTTTCGTCAACCAATATGCCCGGTTCGAAAACCTGGCGACCTACTATCAGAACCCTGCGGAAGGAAACGGGGTAGGGGGAGAGGAAGCCCCCTTCTGA
- a CDS encoding SMP-30/gluconolactonase/LRE family protein, translating into MAGCVSYEEEEEVYTSSVADTIGTVIRLDDRIDTLVPADAVIEKLAEGFEWSEGPVWVPDEGGYLLFSDIPVNTIYRWDEKGGLSPYLRPAGYAGSDPSGAELGTNGLMLDAEGRLVMCDHGNRQVARLNTTNFTRETIASAYEGKRLNSPNDLAFHSSGDLYFTDPPYGLSGLNDSPDKELPFNGVYRVDTSGEVSLLTEELGFPNGIAFSPDEKTLYVANSGGANPVIRAYDVQDDGTLANSRVFFDGSALIADGAVGAFDGMALDTEGNLFATGPGGVLVLTPEGEHLGTISTGERIANCTFGDDGSTLYLTSDMLLARIRLDARGLGF; encoded by the coding sequence ATGGCGGGCTGTGTTTCCTATGAAGAAGAGGAGGAAGTGTATACCAGCTCCGTTGCCGATACCATAGGGACGGTGATCCGGCTGGACGACCGGATAGACACGCTCGTTCCCGCGGATGCCGTCATTGAAAAACTGGCAGAGGGGTTCGAGTGGTCGGAAGGCCCTGTCTGGGTGCCCGACGAGGGGGGATACCTTCTTTTTTCCGACATTCCGGTGAACACGATCTACCGGTGGGATGAGAAGGGCGGTCTGTCGCCCTATCTCCGGCCGGCGGGCTACGCGGGGAGCGATCCTTCCGGGGCCGAACTGGGCACGAACGGTCTTATGCTGGATGCGGAAGGCCGGCTTGTGATGTGCGATCACGGCAACCGGCAGGTTGCCCGCCTCAACACCACGAATTTCACGCGCGAGACGATCGCCTCGGCCTATGAAGGCAAGCGCCTCAACAGCCCCAACGATCTGGCTTTTCATTCCAGTGGAGATTTGTACTTCACGGATCCGCCCTATGGACTTTCCGGCCTGAACGACAGTCCTGACAAGGAGCTTCCTTTCAATGGGGTATACCGCGTTGATACGAGCGGCGAGGTATCCTTGCTTACGGAGGAGTTGGGTTTCCCGAACGGGATCGCGTTTTCGCCGGATGAAAAGACCCTGTATGTCGCAAATTCAGGGGGAGCCAATCCCGTTATTCGCGCCTACGATGTGCAGGACGACGGAACGCTGGCGAACAGCCGGGTCTTTTTCGACGGCAGTGCGCTGATCGCCGACGGGGCGGTGGGGGCGTTCGACGGCATGGCGCTCGATACGGAAGGCAACTTGTTCGCAACAGGGCCCGGCGGCGTGCTGGTGCTGACGCCCGAAGGAGAGCATCTCGGCACCATTTCCACAGGAGAACGGATAGCCAACTGCACTTTCGGGGACGACGGCTCGACGCTGTATCTCACGTCGGACATGCTGCTTGCCCGCATTCGCCTCGATGCGCGCGGACTCGGGTTCTGA
- a CDS encoding DUF4295 domain-containing protein, with protein sequence MAKAQTFGDKVRKKRGSAKQMAKIVAAEKKANGQYSFRVRMVPTDAVQEALKAAKQAR encoded by the coding sequence ATGGCGAAAGCACAGACATTCGGCGACAAGGTGCGCAAGAAGCGCGGATCCGCCAAGCAGATGGCCAAGATCGTAGCTGCTGAAAAGAAAGCGAACGGCCAGTACAGCTTCCGGGTGCGGATGGTGCCCACAGATGCGGTCCAGGAGGCCCTGAAGGCGGCCAAACAGGCGCGCTGA
- the rpmG gene encoding 50S ribosomal protein L33, with protein MAKAKGVRIQVTLQCTEAPGTSRYSTTKNRRNTDQRLELKKYNPKLRKHTLHREIK; from the coding sequence ATGGCCAAAGCGAAAGGAGTTCGGATTCAGGTGACGCTCCAGTGTACGGAAGCGCCGGGCACGTCGCGATATTCCACGACGAAGAATCGTCGTAATACGGATCAGCGGCTGGAACTCAAGAAGTATAACCCGAAGCTGCGCAAGCACACGCTGCATCGGGAAATCAAATAG